A single window of Syntrophus aciditrophicus SB DNA harbors:
- the recB gene encoding exodeoxyribonuclease V subunit beta, which translates to MKPFDLLNAPLQGRNLIEANAGTGKTYAISGLFLRLIVEHALQVGEILVMTYTVAATEELKDRIRCTLSRALEALGHGRVEDLFLDSFVRRLAEDDRTNSARRRLATALRDFDEAAIFTIHGFCQRTLQENAFESHSTFNAELITESEKITDLILQDFWRRHFYEAQPELVAYALETKNNLAGYRSFLRQISSHPDIRIVLEPPAPNHDIVEEEIAAYRREISKLRDSWKECRETVCSLLRDGSLNGKVYGEYQTDRYVDELDVFLERGGPCFPLPKNFEKFTAGKLSRSCRKGCVPPKHHFFEICQVINDLEKRLKVVLDSILLSLKKELLQTIHAELPAFKTRRNILFFDDLLLRLRDALGRPEGDLLAAAIRRKYRAALIDEFQDTDPVQYAILQAAFLCNRPEESDKPPIFLIGDPKQAIYSFRGADIFAYMAAAKQVDAAYTLQENWRSAPALLNAVNSVFHSHPNPFVYEAISFMDSKPAPGGQKEQLILAGPDEWDPAPLQLWVIPDHQKGGKVKPLGKGHATPGILQAVTAEISHLLDAGRKGMALIGNRRIEAGDVAVLVRSNREARLIQQALLEGSIPAVMHSRDNLFDSLEATDMDLLLRAIEVPNDERRLGAAMMTSLLGLSIGALYRLKIDERQWENCLQRFRNYHRQWQEAGFMRMMRSLLRIEDIRSRLLSQPDGERRLTNVLHLAEVLHRESLERNRGMRGLIRWLAEQRDPGKMRSDEHQLRLESDARAVRIVTIHKSKGLEYPVVFCPFVWEGAKDVSKNDALTCHGGDENSFLLCDLGLPHQALHELRAYREGLAERVRLLYVALTRAKHRCYLVWGHFNGAGGSAPAYLFHDRTSKWDENNPEEAIAAAASFRNFYNELTGPEILRDLDRIADSAHGSISIADLPVPTAVTPLPNEHWKGTLSRRNFTRKLEQSWRFTSFSSLVFGTYVPQEGADRDREEEYRPLKSSDWQVLPPGTQTGNLLHEFLEQLDFKERDEMVLQQRASEALSSHGFDSRWKTALLTLIRNVLALSLSGGGNGQSFRLSDICCGDRISELAFYFPLKRLTRDNLRILFQEISREDPGMVPDSWDLEMERLSFSSVRGWLRGFIDLVFVIDGRYYLLDWKSNFLGADPSGYSPEALKSVMVRKHYILQYHLYALALHAYLKQRLPGYRVERHFGGIYYLFLRGIDPSRGEKTGVYFDRPSEARLTALYDGLIEKNPAERRNADVA; encoded by the coding sequence ATGAAACCTTTTGACCTCCTCAACGCGCCCCTTCAGGGACGAAACCTGATTGAAGCCAATGCGGGCACTGGAAAAACCTACGCCATCAGCGGACTCTTTCTTCGCCTGATTGTGGAGCATGCCCTGCAGGTCGGGGAGATTCTCGTCATGACCTACACCGTGGCGGCGACGGAGGAACTGAAAGACAGAATCCGCTGCACACTCAGCCGGGCTTTGGAGGCCCTCGGGCATGGAAGGGTTGAAGACCTCTTTCTGGACTCATTTGTCCGTCGTCTGGCGGAGGATGATCGCACGAATTCCGCACGGCGGCGTTTGGCGACGGCGCTGCGGGATTTCGACGAGGCGGCCATTTTTACCATTCATGGTTTCTGTCAGCGGACGCTTCAGGAAAACGCTTTTGAAAGTCATTCAACCTTCAATGCCGAACTGATCACCGAGTCGGAAAAAATAACGGATTTGATTCTCCAGGATTTCTGGCGGCGTCACTTTTACGAAGCGCAGCCGGAACTGGTCGCCTACGCGCTTGAAACAAAAAATAACCTGGCGGGATACCGCTCTTTTCTGAGGCAGATTTCCAGCCATCCGGATATTCGAATCGTTCTGGAGCCGCCAGCCCCGAACCATGATATCGTGGAAGAAGAAATCGCCGCTTATCGCCGGGAGATCAGCAAATTGCGGGACTCATGGAAAGAGTGCCGCGAAACCGTTTGCAGCCTCCTCAGGGATGGTTCGCTAAACGGCAAAGTATACGGGGAATATCAAACGGATCGCTATGTCGATGAACTGGATGTTTTTCTGGAAAGAGGGGGGCCCTGCTTTCCCCTGCCGAAAAACTTCGAAAAATTTACTGCAGGCAAACTGTCCAGATCGTGCCGGAAAGGCTGTGTGCCTCCAAAACATCACTTTTTCGAAATTTGCCAAGTAATTAATGACTTGGAGAAAAGACTTAAAGTTGTACTTGACAGTATTCTTCTATCGCTGAAGAAAGAACTTCTGCAGACTATCCACGCTGAACTGCCCGCTTTTAAAACCCGGCGGAATATCCTCTTTTTCGACGACCTTCTCCTGCGCCTGCGGGATGCCCTCGGACGGCCGGAAGGCGATCTCCTGGCGGCGGCTATCCGGAGAAAATACCGGGCTGCCCTGATAGATGAATTTCAGGATACGGACCCCGTGCAGTATGCCATTCTGCAAGCGGCTTTTCTGTGCAACCGCCCTGAGGAGTCAGATAAACCGCCGATATTTCTCATAGGTGATCCAAAACAGGCGATATACAGTTTCCGGGGCGCGGACATTTTTGCCTACATGGCAGCGGCGAAACAGGTGGATGCAGCATATACCCTTCAGGAGAACTGGCGTTCTGCGCCTGCGCTTCTCAATGCTGTCAACAGCGTGTTTCACAGTCATCCAAATCCTTTCGTTTACGAGGCCATTTCCTTTATGGATTCAAAACCGGCTCCGGGAGGGCAGAAAGAACAGTTGATCCTTGCCGGACCCGACGAATGGGATCCGGCGCCTCTTCAACTCTGGGTTATTCCTGATCATCAAAAGGGCGGAAAGGTGAAGCCGTTGGGAAAAGGCCATGCGACCCCCGGGATTCTCCAGGCCGTTACAGCGGAGATCAGTCACCTGCTGGATGCAGGAAGGAAGGGGATGGCCCTGATTGGCAACCGGAGAATAGAAGCCGGGGATGTGGCCGTTCTCGTCCGGTCCAATCGGGAGGCCCGGCTTATTCAGCAGGCCCTTTTGGAAGGATCGATACCGGCTGTTATGCATAGTCGGGATAATCTGTTTGACTCGCTGGAGGCAACGGATATGGATCTGCTTCTCCGAGCGATTGAAGTTCCCAACGACGAGCGTCGTCTTGGAGCGGCCATGATGACTTCCCTCCTGGGGTTGAGCATTGGCGCTCTTTACCGCCTCAAAATCGATGAAAGACAATGGGAAAACTGCCTTCAACGTTTCCGCAATTATCACAGACAATGGCAGGAAGCAGGCTTCATGCGGATGATGCGTTCTCTGCTGCGGATTGAAGATATACGTTCCCGTCTTTTGTCGCAACCCGACGGAGAACGGAGGCTGACCAACGTTCTTCACCTCGCGGAAGTCCTGCACCGTGAGAGTCTGGAGAGAAACCGCGGGATGCGGGGCCTCATCCGGTGGCTGGCAGAGCAGCGCGATCCGGGAAAGATGCGATCCGATGAACATCAGCTCCGGCTTGAAAGTGATGCCCGCGCTGTGAGGATTGTGACCATCCATAAAAGCAAGGGACTGGAATATCCCGTTGTATTCTGTCCCTTTGTCTGGGAGGGCGCAAAGGATGTTTCTAAAAATGATGCTCTCACCTGCCATGGTGGGGATGAAAACAGCTTTCTCCTCTGTGATCTGGGCCTTCCTCACCAGGCTCTCCATGAACTGCGGGCTTACCGGGAAGGGCTTGCGGAGCGTGTCCGTCTCCTCTATGTCGCACTGACCCGTGCCAAACATCGCTGCTATCTTGTTTGGGGCCATTTCAACGGAGCGGGAGGCTCCGCCCCGGCCTATCTCTTCCACGACAGGACTTCAAAGTGGGATGAGAATAATCCGGAAGAAGCCATTGCCGCGGCTGCATCATTCCGGAATTTCTATAATGAACTTACAGGACCGGAAATTCTTCGGGATCTGGATCGGATAGCGGATTCCGCTCATGGATCGATTTCGATTGCCGATCTGCCTGTTCCGACTGCGGTCACTCCCCTTCCGAATGAGCACTGGAAAGGGACTCTTTCACGCAGGAATTTTACGCGGAAGCTGGAACAGTCCTGGCGGTTCACCAGTTTTTCCTCCCTGGTATTCGGTACCTATGTTCCTCAGGAAGGAGCCGATCGGGATAGGGAAGAGGAGTATCGGCCGCTGAAATCTTCAGACTGGCAGGTCCTCCCTCCGGGAACTCAGACGGGAAATCTTCTTCATGAGTTCCTGGAACAGCTTGATTTTAAGGAAAGGGACGAAATGGTTCTCCAGCAGCGGGCATCAGAGGCGTTATCTTCTCACGGATTCGATTCCCGCTGGAAGACGGCCCTGCTGACGCTTATCAGGAATGTCCTTGCCCTGTCGCTATCGGGGGGAGGAAATGGGCAATCCTTTCGTTTATCAGACATTTGTTGTGGGGATCGGATCAGTGAACTGGCATTTTATTTTCCTCTGAAGCGGCTGACCCGGGATAACCTGCGCATCCTCTTTCAGGAGATCAGCCGGGAAGACCCCGGGATGGTTCCCGATTCATGGGACCTGGAAATGGAACGCCTCTCCTTCAGCTCGGTCCGGGGGTGGTTGAGGGGCTTCATCGATCTCGTTTTTGTCATCGATGGCCGATATTACCTTCTGGACTGGAAGTCCAATTTTCTTGGCGCCGACCCATCCGGCTATTCTCCGGAAGCCCTGAAAAGCGTCATGGTCCGGAAGCATTACATCCTTCAGTATCATCTCTATGCCCTGGCCCTGCATGCCTATTTGAAACAGCGTCTTCCCGGATACCGCGTGGAAAGGCATTTCGGCGGGATTTATTATCTATTTCTTCGGGGCATCGATCCAAGCCGGGGAGAAAAAACGGGCGTTTATTTCGATCGGCCGTCAGAGGCGCGGCTGACTGCGCTGTATGACGGACTTATTGAAAAGAATCCTGCGGAAAGGAGAAATGCCGATGTTGCCTGA